The following are encoded in a window of Onthophagus taurus isolate NC chromosome 3, IU_Otau_3.0, whole genome shotgun sequence genomic DNA:
- the LOC111419569 gene encoding cytochrome P450 4C1-like: MQKFVQIDFKSLPTSVVMIVTTTLSLLLTYKLFCYIKYRIAMSKIPGPKEYPFIGHLFSVLVSPDKLFNKLTKYSKKFYPTYRLCTGIKDAVFISSPIDAETILSGMKHIDKNLMYKPLENWLQEGLLLSTGPKWQYRRKVLTPTFHFNILQEFTDVFIDEGKKLVQDLKLNANKVIDVVPIVTQFTLQTICETAMGTTLAKSGDAYRDSIYKMGELTVHRIVRPWYYSPLIYIFSRQFWESWITTNYLHKFTMKVIKDRETTFNPSDITSTKDGFQLNTKKKMAMLDLLLSAKRSGSAINDKGIQEEVDTFMFEGHDTTATSISFTFMLLANNKDVQQKIFEELYDIFGDDSDRDITMNDLSQMKYLERVIKESLRLYPSVPMIGRCTSEDMVTSTGCKIPKDVIVMVRIYDIHRNPEIYPDPEKFDPDRFLPENSKGRHPFAYIPFSAGPRNCIGQKFAMLELKTAVASVMRHFQLEPVDTPDTITLQTDIIIRTTHGLKMKFIPRKL; this comes from the exons ATGCAAAAATTCGttcaaatcgattttaaatctcTGCCAACATCGGTAGTGATGATCGTCACGACCACTCTTTCCTTGCTTTTGACgtacaaacttttttgttatataaaatatCGAATTGCTATGTCTAAAATTCCCGGGCCAAAAGAATATCCTTTTATAGGACATTTATTTAGCGTTTTGGTATCTCCAG ataaattatttaataaattaacaaaatacaGCAAAAAGTTTTATCCAACTTATCGACTTTGCACTGGAATTAAAGACGCTGTTTTTATCTCTTCGCCAATTGATGCAgag ACGATATTATCTGGAATGAAacatattgataaaaatttaatgtataaacCTTTGGAGAATTGGTTACAAGAAGGGTTATTATTGAGTACAG GTCCTAAATGGCAATATAGACGTAAAGTTTTAACACCGACATtccattttaacattttacaaGAATTCACAGACGTTTTTATCGACGAAGGTAAAAAATTGGTTCaagatttgaaattaaacgCGAATAAAGTAATAGATGTGGTCCCGATCGTGACACAATTCACGTTACAAACGATTTGTGAAACAGCTATGGGAACAACTTTGGCTAAATCCGGCGATGCTTATCGAGATTCGATTTATAA AATGGGCGAATTAACAGTGCATAGAATAGTTAGACCGTGGTACTATTCacctttaatttatatattttcacGACAATTTTGGGAATCTTGGATTACCACGAATTATCTTCACAAATTCACCATGAAAGTAATCAAAGACCGAGAAACAACATTTAATCCATCCGATATTACCTCTACGAAGGATGGTTTTCAATTGAATACTAAGAAAAAAATGGCTATGCTTGATTTACTTTTATCGGCAAAACGATCCGGATCTGCCATCAATGATAAAGGAATTCAAGAAGAAGTTGATACCTTTATGTTTGAG ggcCACGACACAACAGCAACCAGCATTTCATTTACATTCATGCTTCTCGCCAACAATAAAGACGTTCagcaaaaaatatttgaagagCTTTACGATATTTTCGGCGATGATTCCGATCGGGATATAACGATGAACGATTTAAGCCAAATGAAATACTTGGAgcgagttataaaagaatcttTGCGATTGTATCCGAGCGTTCCTATGATTGGACGTTGTACAAGCGAGGATATGGTGACCAGTACGGGATGTAAAATTCCAAAAGATGTGATTGTGATGGTGAGGATTTATGACATCCATAGGAATCCGGAAATTTATCCGGATCCGGAAAAATTCGATCCAGATCGGTTTTTACCCGAAAATTCCAAAGGAAGACATCCGTTTGCTTATATACCATTCAGTGCCGGACCCAGGAACTGCATAG gccAAAAATTTGCAATGTTGGAATTAAAAACCGCAGTTGCTTCTGTAATGAGACATTTTCAATTAGAACCGGTTGATACACCGGATACCATCACACTTCAAACCGATATAATTATCAGGACAACCCATGGGTTGAAAATGAAGTTTATACCGaggaaattataa